TGTTCGCCGAGCTGCCGGAAAGCAAAGCACGCGGCTACAAGCCTGGGCGCTTCTCGTTCAATGTGCGCGGCGGGCGCTGCGAGGCCTGCGAGGGCCAGGGCGAAGTGCGCATTGAGATGCAGTTTCTGCCGGATATTTACGTGCCCTGCGAAGTGTGCCACGGGGCGCGCTTCAACTCAGAAACGCTGCAAGTCAAGTTCAAGGATATGAGCATCGCCGATGTGCTCGGGCTCTCGATCGAGCGCGCCCAGGAGGAGTTCGCCGCCTTCCCAGGTATGGCCAGCAAATTGCAGACCCTGAAGGATGTTGGCCTGGGCTACATTCGCGTGGGCCAATCCGCCCCCACCCTCTCGGGTGGCGAGGCGCAGCGCGTCAAGCTGGCCAAGGAGCTCTCCAAACGTTCCACCGGGCAAACCATCTACGTGCTCGACGAGCCTTCAGTGGGCCTGCACACCGCCGATGTGCACAAGCTGATCGAGGTGCTGCAACGCCTGGTGGATAGCGGCAACACGGTGCTGATCATTGAGCACAATATGGATATCATCAAGGTGGCCGATCACCTGATCGACCTGGGGCCAGAAGGTGGCTTGCGCGGCGGTGAGCTGCTGGCGCAGGGCACCCCCGAGCAGGTAGCCAAGATCAAGAGCAGTTACACCGGCCAGTTTCTGAAACCGTATCTCACTAAATAACCGGCAGGGCCTATCGGCTCGGCAAAGCGGGGCCGCATCGCATACAATACATGCGATGTCTCCGCGCAAAAAACTAGGCCCCGCCCGCATTCTGGGCATCGAAACCTCCTGTGATGAAACCGCCGCGGCAGTGGTGGAGGATGGCCGTCTGGCGCTCTCCAACGTGGTGGCTTCGCAGGCCGAGATGCATGCCAAGTATGGCGGCGTCTTCCCCGAGATTGCTTCGCGCCAACACATCAAGGTGATCGACCGCGTACTGAGCGAAGCGCTGAGCCAGGCGCACCTGGAACTGGCGGATATTGACGCCATCGCCGTGACGCGCGGCCCGGGCTTGCCAGGCTCGCTGGTGGTGGGCCTCAACATGGCCAAGGGCCTGGCCCTCGGCAGCCGCAAACCCCTGTATGGCATCAATCACTTGGAGGGCCATTTGTACTCCGCCTGGGTGCATCTGCCCGCGGCGGCAGACGCCCCTGTGACTGAGCTGGCCGCCCCGCCCGAGTTCCCCTTGGTGGCGCTGATCGTCTCCGGCGGGCACACCGAGTTGGTGCTGATGCAGGATCACCTGCGCTACCAACGCCTGGGCAGCACGCTGGACGATGCCGCTGGTGAGGCGTTTGACAAGGTGGCGCGCCTGCTCGGCCTGGCCTACCCCGGCGGGCCGAGCATCCAAAAGGCGGCAGAGCAAGGCAACCCGGCCGCGTTCACATTGCCGCGCGCCTGGCTGCCCGGCACCTGGGATTTTTCATTCAGCGGGCTGAAGACGGCCGTGTTGCACCAAATCCGCGCCCTGGATCCAGGCGAAGATCCGGCCAAGCTGCCCACCGCCGACCTGGCGGCCAGCTTTCAAGAGGCCGTGGTGGAGGTGCTGGTGGGCAAACTGCGCATGGCCTGTGAGACATTTGGCGCCCAGCATGTGTTGGTGGCTGGCGGCGTCTCAGCCAACCAGGCGCTGCGCCAGCGCCTGCAGCGCGAGCTGACCCTGCCAGTGCATCTGCCACGCCTGGCGCTGTGCACCGACAATGCCGCCATGATCGCCGCGGCGGGCTACTTCCGCCATGCGCTCAAGCGCCCGGCCGCCAGCGGGCTGGCGATGGATATTGACCCGGGCTGGGTGTTGTAGCATGGCCGCATCATCCGCTCACGAAAAGGCGCTGATCATCATCGCCTCGAATCGCGGGCCATTCACTTTTCACAAGCAGGGCAATACATTTTCAGTAGAGCGCGGCGCCGGCGGCCTGGTGACCGCGCTGGCGGCCCTGGCCGAGCGCCACGAAGTGCTGTGGGTGGCGGCGGCGATGAGCGAAGATGACCGCCTGTGGTCACAGCAGCATCAAGGCAAAGTGCAAACCGTTGAGGGCATTCACCTGAAGTTGGTGGAACCTTCGCTGGAAGCTTACGAAGGCTATTACAACGAGATCGCCAATCCCTTGCTGTGGTTCATCCAACACCAGTTATGGGATATTCCGCGCGATCCCAGCATCACCGAAGATACCTGGAATGCCTGGGAGCACGGCTACAAGCCGGTGAACGAATTGTTTGCACAGGCGATCGCCGAGGCCATCGGCAACACAGACCGGCCGGTGATCGTGCTGCCGCAAGACTATCATCTCTATCTGACTCCGCACTACCTGCGCGCCTTGGTGGGCGAGCGCGTGCAAATTCAGCCCTTCGTACACATTCCCTGGCCGGGGCCGGATGCCTGGCGCATTCTGCCGCAGCCGATGCGTGATGCGCTGTTGAGCAGCTTGTTGGAATCGGATCGAGTGGGCTTTCAAACCGAGAAGGATGCCTTCAACTTCGTGCAGTGCTGCCGTTTTTATCTCGGCGCGCATGCGCACGGCCGCCGCGATGCAGTGGAGTATGCCGGCCGCGATGTGGGCGCACTGGCCTACCCGATCTCGATCGATGTAGAGAAGCTGCGCCAACTGGCTGACGAGCAGGTTACCCGGCTGGAGCGCTCGCAACTGCTCAATACCGTCGGTGACCGCGCCGTGATCCTGCGCGTCGACCGCATCGAACCGAGCAAGAACAATTTGCGCGGCTTGCAGGCCTACCGCACCCTGCTGCGCAAGTACCCGCAGCACCGCGGCAAAGTGCAGTTGCTGGCCCTGCTGGTGCCCTCGCGCATGGAAGTGGACCAATACCAGAATTACCTCAGCGAGATCATGGCCGAAGCTGGGCTGATCAATGCGTATTACAGCGATTCGATCTGGGAGCCAGTGCGCATCGTGGTGGGGGATAACTACACCCGTGCGATTGCGGCGATGCAACTGTATGACCTCTTACTGGTCAATCCCATCGCCGATGGCATGAACCTGGTGGCCAAGGAAGGGGTTTTGGTCAACCGCAAGAATGGCGTTCTGCTACTCTCCGAATTTGCTGGTGCTTTTTATGAGCTGGGGCAGGATGCGCTCACCGTTTCGCCGTTCGATGTGTATGGCACCGCCGAGGCGATGCACCAGGCGCTCACCATGCCAATGGAGGAGCGCAGCCGCCGGGCCGCCGCGCTGCGCGAGATCGTGGTCAAGAACGATGTGCGCGAGTGGTTTGCAGCGCAGGTAGACGATGCGCTGCACGCCATGGGCAGCCCGCCGCGCGCCTAAGCGCGCTCAGGCGCCGGCGGCCTGGCGGGCAGCGAGTATAAAGGCCAGCAACGCTTCTACATCCGCCACGCCATCCGCCAGGTAATCGGCTTCATCCAAAAGCTCGGCGGGTGCATCCGCCGAGCGCACCCCAACCCCCCAGGCGTGCACGCCCTGCGCGCGCAAAGTACGCACCGCCTGCAAAGCACTTAGATCGCTAATATCATCGCCAAGAAATAGGGCCGCACGCAACTGGTGTTCTGCCGCCAAGGCTTGCAAGGCTACGCCCTTGTCCACCGCCACCGGTGGGCGCACCTCTAGCACCATCTTCCCTGTGAACATCTCCAAGCCATGTTGCTGGGCGATGGCGCGCAATTGCACCCCCCAGCTGAGCAAGAATGCTCGCGGATCCGGTGTTTGGCGGTAATGAATGCTCAGGGTGAGATCCTTATCCTCCACCACGGCGCCGGGCGGCAGCAAGGCTTGAATTTCACTATGCGCCTGCTGCAAGGCGGCGCGGTAGCTGGCCGCCTGCGGCAGGCCCACTACGTTTCCATCCAGCCATTGTTCCAGGCCGTGGTTACCCACATAGACCAGGCCAGGCAAGCCTACTTTGGCTTGCAGGCTGGCGGCGCGGCGGCCGGAGATCAGCGCCACCAGCGGCAGCTCTGCGGCCAGGGCTTGCAGGTGCTGGCGATTGGTGGGCGTTAGCGCGGCGGCCTCAGGCGTAGCGGCAATCGGGGCGAGCGTGCCATCCAGATCACTGAACAGGCCAAATTGCGGCTCGGCCAGCAACTGGCGCAGCGGTACCTTGGCCGCGCTCCAATGGATCGCACTCATTCTCTCTCCTCCAGTTCACCTAGATAGCCAAGCTCCAGCAAAACCTGGATGACCTGATGGCCCGCGCCGGGTTGCACCGTGATCGCCAGCGGGCCGAGCAGCTCACCCAACCAGCGCGCCGCCCGCGAAGCGCGTAACGCCTTGAGCGCGGCGGCCGACGGCAGGCGCAGCACCAGCTGCGGCGCCAACTGCGC
The DNA window shown above is from Anaerolineales bacterium and carries:
- the otsB gene encoding trehalose-phosphatase, coding for MSAIHWSAAKVPLRQLLAEPQFGLFSDLDGTLAPIAATPEAAALTPTNRQHLQALAAELPLVALISGRRAASLQAKVGLPGLVYVGNHGLEQWLDGNVVGLPQAASYRAALQQAHSEIQALLPPGAVVEDKDLTLSIHYRQTPDPRAFLLSWGVQLRAIAQQHGLEMFTGKMVLEVRPPVAVDKGVALQALAAEHQLRAALFLGDDISDLSALQAVRTLRAQGVHAWGVGVRSADAPAELLDEADYLADGVADVEALLAFILAARQAAGA
- the tsaD gene encoding tRNA (adenosine(37)-N6)-threonylcarbamoyltransferase complex transferase subunit TsaD, with translation MSPRKKLGPARILGIETSCDETAAAVVEDGRLALSNVVASQAEMHAKYGGVFPEIASRQHIKVIDRVLSEALSQAHLELADIDAIAVTRGPGLPGSLVVGLNMAKGLALGSRKPLYGINHLEGHLYSAWVHLPAAADAPVTELAAPPEFPLVALIVSGGHTELVLMQDHLRYQRLGSTLDDAAGEAFDKVARLLGLAYPGGPSIQKAAEQGNPAAFTLPRAWLPGTWDFSFSGLKTAVLHQIRALDPGEDPAKLPTADLAASFQEAVVEVLVGKLRMACETFGAQHVLVAGGVSANQALRQRLQRELTLPVHLPRLALCTDNAAMIAAAGYFRHALKRPAASGLAMDIDPGWVL
- a CDS encoding trehalose-6-phosphate synthase; protein product: MAASSAHEKALIIIASNRGPFTFHKQGNTFSVERGAGGLVTALAALAERHEVLWVAAAMSEDDRLWSQQHQGKVQTVEGIHLKLVEPSLEAYEGYYNEIANPLLWFIQHQLWDIPRDPSITEDTWNAWEHGYKPVNELFAQAIAEAIGNTDRPVIVLPQDYHLYLTPHYLRALVGERVQIQPFVHIPWPGPDAWRILPQPMRDALLSSLLESDRVGFQTEKDAFNFVQCCRFYLGAHAHGRRDAVEYAGRDVGALAYPISIDVEKLRQLADEQVTRLERSQLLNTVGDRAVILRVDRIEPSKNNLRGLQAYRTLLRKYPQHRGKVQLLALLVPSRMEVDQYQNYLSEIMAEAGLINAYYSDSIWEPVRIVVGDNYTRAIAAMQLYDLLLVNPIADGMNLVAKEGVLVNRKNGVLLLSEFAGAFYELGQDALTVSPFDVYGTAEAMHQALTMPMEERSRRAAALREIVVKNDVREWFAAQVDDALHAMGSPPRA